One Chryseobacterium indoltheticum DNA segment encodes these proteins:
- a CDS encoding zinc-dependent metalloprotease, producing MIKNCKAFFLVGALFFTQQNLFSQEKDSTAAVKKDTAAVKKDDKKKSLIKPFKEIITDKAVSDQGVFTVHKVDDKYYFEIPDAMLKKEFLLVTRLTKAAAGMRSGTSGYAGDQIGQQVIAFEKGPKDKILLRSISHVDYAKDSTSQMYNSVTRNNVQSIIKSFDVKAYGINKNSSVIEVTDVLNSDNELTSFSVWSKDSYRVGTFQKDMSFVNFVKSFPSNIEINTTKTFARTLGRPTTPAIPGMPAPKISGNYTVEINSSFVLLPENKMQARYFDPRVGYFTVGYTDFDLDPQGVKKISLVKRWRLEPKPQDLEKYNKGELVEPAKPIVFYIDPATPKKWIPYLIQGVNDWQKAFEKAGFKNAIVAKVPDPKVDSEWSLEDARFSAIVYKPSDVPNASGPSIADPRTGEILESHINWYHNVMMLLRNWYFVQASPNDERARKIEFDDKLMGELIRFVSSHEVGHTLGLRHNYGSSSTVPVEKLRDKKWLEKNGHTPSIMDYARFNYVAQPEDKIGDAGIFPRIGDYDDWAIEWGYKRFNQFKTPDAEKQYLNQWVIKNLKNERLWFGTESNPLDPRSQSEQVGDNAMIASTYGIKNLQRIVDNLDKWTETPNEDYKNLDMMYDQVTTQFKRYLGHVSKYIGGQMETPKTAEQSGAVYEVVSKKDQKEAMKFLSENAFTTPQWLIKREVFEKTGKTPVKTIEDIQNGVLGRVLSPMVLQSLYQSEAVDQNSYPLVELFSDLNDSIIKKDNTDIYGRNLQRNYVDTLIRLIDTKNSDKSDVSAVVRGNLNTIKKDLIAKTASNDLVNKYHYEDLVFRIEKALDPK from the coding sequence ATGATAAAGAACTGTAAAGCTTTTTTCTTAGTTGGTGCATTGTTTTTTACCCAACAAAATTTATTTTCTCAGGAAAAAGATTCCACGGCAGCCGTAAAAAAAGATACTGCGGCCGTAAAAAAAGACGATAAGAAAAAAAGTCTGATAAAACCATTTAAAGAAATCATTACCGATAAAGCGGTTTCAGATCAGGGAGTTTTTACAGTTCATAAAGTAGACGACAAATATTATTTTGAAATTCCTGATGCAATGCTCAAAAAGGAATTTCTTTTGGTAACAAGATTGACGAAGGCAGCTGCAGGAATGCGTTCCGGAACTTCTGGTTATGCAGGTGATCAAATCGGTCAGCAGGTAATTGCTTTTGAAAAAGGTCCGAAAGATAAAATTTTGTTGCGTTCAATTTCTCACGTCGATTATGCCAAAGATTCTACATCGCAAATGTATAATTCGGTGACGAGAAATAATGTGCAGTCTATTATTAAATCTTTTGATGTAAAAGCTTACGGAATCAATAAAAACTCCTCTGTAATTGAAGTTACAGATGTTTTGAATTCAGATAACGAGCTGACTTCTTTTTCTGTTTGGTCTAAAGATTCTTACAGAGTCGGGACTTTCCAGAAAGATATGTCGTTTGTGAATTTTGTGAAATCTTTCCCAAGCAATATTGAAATCAATACCACAAAAACTTTTGCAAGAACTTTAGGAAGACCTACAACTCCTGCAATTCCGGGAATGCCTGCTCCGAAGATCAGTGGAAATTATACAGTAGAAATCAATTCTTCATTCGTACTTCTTCCTGAAAACAAAATGCAGGCAAGATATTTTGATCCGAGAGTAGGATATTTTACCGTTGGGTATACCGATTTCGATTTAGATCCTCAAGGTGTAAAAAAGATTTCGTTAGTAAAAAGATGGCGTCTTGAACCAAAACCTCAGGATTTAGAAAAATATAATAAAGGTGAATTGGTAGAACCGGCAAAACCGATTGTATTCTATATTGATCCTGCAACTCCAAAAAAATGGATTCCTTATTTAATTCAGGGGGTTAATGACTGGCAAAAAGCTTTTGAAAAAGCCGGATTTAAAAATGCAATTGTAGCAAAAGTTCCGGATCCTAAAGTTGACAGCGAATGGAGTCTTGAAGATGCAAGATTTTCGGCAATCGTTTATAAACCTTCAGATGTACCGAATGCTTCAGGTCCTTCAATTGCCGATCCTAGAACGGGTGAGATTTTAGAAAGTCACATCAACTGGTATCACAATGTGATGATGCTTTTGAGAAACTGGTATTTTGTACAGGCTTCACCGAATGATGAGCGTGCTAGAAAAATTGAGTTTGATGATAAATTAATGGGTGAACTGATTCGTTTTGTATCTTCTCACGAAGTAGGGCATACTTTAGGTTTAAGACATAACTATGGTTCAAGTTCAACAGTTCCTGTAGAAAAATTAAGAGATAAAAAATGGCTTGAGAAAAATGGTCACACTCCTTCGATTATGGATTATGCAAGATTTAATTATGTTGCACAGCCGGAAGATAAAATTGGGGATGCCGGAATTTTCCCAAGAATTGGTGATTATGACGATTGGGCAATTGAATGGGGCTATAAAAGATTTAATCAGTTTAAAACTCCGGATGCAGAAAAACAATATCTGAATCAATGGGTGATCAAAAATCTTAAAAACGAAAGACTTTGGTTCGGTACTGAGTCTAATCCTTTAGACCCAAGATCACAAAGTGAGCAGGTTGGTGACAACGCAATGATTGCAAGTACTTACGGAATCAAAAATCTGCAAAGAATTGTTGATAACTTAGATAAATGGACGGAGACACCAAACGAAGATTACAAAAATCTTGACATGATGTACGATCAGGTGACGACACAGTTCAAAAGATATTTAGGTCACGTTTCAAAATATATCGGCGGACAGATGGAAACTCCAAAAACGGCAGAGCAATCTGGTGCTGTTTACGAAGTTGTATCCAAGAAAGATCAAAAAGAGGCTATGAAATTTTTAAGTGAAAATGCCTTCACCACTCCGCAATGGTTAATCAAAAGAGAAGTCTTTGAGAAAACCGGAAAAACTCCTGTGAAAACCATTGAAGACATTCAGAATGGCGTTTTGGGTAGAGTTTTAAGTCCGATGGTACTTCAAAGCTTGTATCAGTCTGAAGCGGTTGATCAAAATTCTTATCCATTGGTTGAGCTTTTTTCAGATTTAAATGATTCAATTATTAAAAAAGATAATACAGACATTTACGGAAGAAATCTTCAGAGAAATTATGTAGATACTTTAATACGATTGATTGATACCAAAAATTCTGATAAATCTGATGTTTCTGCAGTGGTAAGAGGAAATTTAAACACCATTAAAAAAGATCTTATAGCAAAAACAGCTTCTAATGATTTGGTAAACAAATATCATTATGAAGATTTGGTTTTCCGTATTGAGAAAGCTTTAGATCCAAAATAA
- the rlmD gene encoding 23S rRNA (uracil(1939)-C(5))-methyltransferase RlmD has product MRKKKDVILENIKLFAAGAKGVAIGKTEEGKTVLVSGAIPGDVVNARVKKSKSKYFEAEVKEIVERSPFRVEPKCIHFGTCGGCKWQNMSYEKQLDFKQEEVYNNIKRIGGIDDFETVPILGAEEQYFYRNKMEFSFSNARWLSQYEISSEENFGSRDALGFHIPGMWSKILDLKECFLQEDPSNAIRLAVKKFAENKGLDFFDVKSQKGFLRTLMMRQNSKGEWMVLFQLYREEKENRTQLFDYLLEQFPQIKTLVYAINPKQNDSIYDLNVNVYFGDGFLMEEMDGLKFKIGPKSFFQTNYKQALELYRKTLEFADLKGDEVVYDLYTGTGTIAQYVARNAKHVIGIESVQEAIDAAIEHAELNGLTNTTFYCGDMKNVFNDEFLENHPKADVLITDPPRDGMHQKVVEQILKLAPEKVVYVSCNSATQARDLALMKEHYTLVKILPVDMFPQTHHVENIALLIKK; this is encoded by the coding sequence ATGAGAAAGAAGAAAGACGTAATTCTTGAGAATATAAAGCTTTTTGCAGCGGGTGCAAAAGGAGTTGCGATAGGAAAGACTGAAGAAGGAAAAACTGTTTTGGTTTCCGGAGCAATTCCCGGAGATGTGGTGAATGCAAGAGTGAAAAAGTCAAAATCAAAATATTTTGAGGCTGAAGTAAAAGAAATTGTTGAAAGATCACCATTCAGAGTGGAACCGAAGTGTATTCATTTCGGAACTTGTGGCGGTTGCAAATGGCAGAATATGAGCTACGAAAAGCAGCTTGATTTTAAACAAGAAGAAGTTTACAATAATATTAAAAGAATTGGCGGAATCGATGATTTTGAAACCGTTCCGATTTTGGGTGCAGAAGAACAGTATTTCTACAGAAATAAGATGGAATTTTCTTTCTCTAACGCAAGATGGCTAAGCCAATATGAGATTAGTTCTGAAGAAAATTTCGGAAGCAGAGATGCGCTAGGATTCCATATTCCGGGAATGTGGAGCAAAATTTTAGACTTAAAAGAATGTTTCCTTCAGGAAGATCCATCGAATGCGATTCGTTTAGCAGTAAAGAAATTCGCTGAGAATAAAGGTTTAGATTTCTTCGATGTGAAAAGTCAGAAAGGGTTCCTGAGAACTTTGATGATGAGACAAAATTCAAAAGGAGAATGGATGGTTTTATTCCAGCTTTACAGAGAAGAAAAAGAAAATCGCACGCAGCTTTTTGATTATTTACTTGAGCAATTCCCACAAATAAAAACGTTGGTGTATGCCATCAATCCTAAACAAAATGATTCAATCTACGATTTGAATGTTAATGTTTACTTTGGAGACGGATTTTTAATGGAAGAAATGGATGGTTTGAAATTTAAAATCGGTCCGAAATCTTTCTTCCAGACAAATTATAAGCAAGCTTTAGAATTATACAGAAAAACCCTCGAATTTGCTGATTTAAAAGGTGATGAAGTGGTTTACGATTTATATACAGGAACCGGAACAATCGCTCAGTATGTTGCCAGAAATGCAAAACATGTGATTGGTATCGAGTCTGTACAGGAAGCAATTGATGCCGCAATCGAACATGCAGAATTGAACGGCTTAACCAATACGACGTTCTATTGTGGTGATATGAAAAACGTTTTTAATGACGAGTTTTTAGAGAACCATCCAAAAGCTGATGTATTGATTACCGACCCACCAAGAGACGGAATGCACCAGAAAGTTGTTGAACAGATCTTAAAATTGGCTCCTGAAAAAGTAGTGTATGTAAGCTGTAATTCTGCAACGCAGGCTAGAGATTTGGCTTTAATGAAAGAGCATTATACCTTGGTGAAGATTTTACCGGTAGATATGTTCCCGCAAACGCATCATGTTGAAAACATTGCGTTATTAATAAAGAAATAA
- a CDS encoding TlpA family protein disulfide reductase, with protein sequence MKKYLLLFVIAIFVMSCSKKVEVKGKIAGGSPLERIEFVEASGVATLPLANFGIDKDGNFKGTFEAPKNGMYVINYAGKQNLIFLKGGQKLNISGNSATFPGEYVVTGDAKSDNDFFQACQKFLTNYGQSLNIQQLASGDEGAYVKAMQKIEADINKNIDENEKKFNPGKEVVEWKKIDAKTAILNLLVNYEMTKKQMSGNNPSFKLGKAFTDYEAKLQENKDNMIKTSPFYRQYLLTKMSTDFQTFAQAKAQGKTDITTSELFNQFLKGKKDVSQTEKDYLLAFVMAQSDIHPQTPAASTDKIKKIIEEDIKDATIKADLKKMLFAINGFKIGDDAPEASLVKQDGSAYKLSENKGKPYMLVFYASWNPYIAEGTMPVLKEVVNFYKSKMNFVFVNLDDTKEQFTKTSNALLKGIPGTNVYGDGGLNSDIAKKYGVYGFKLPSFIVVDKDGKVASRSFVNLGDQDLITILDKQTGLSAPKVDPAAQLQIDPSALQQQAAPQVEKAPVEAK encoded by the coding sequence ATGAAAAAATATCTTTTGTTGTTTGTCATTGCAATATTTGTAATGTCTTGTTCAAAAAAAGTTGAAGTAAAAGGAAAAATCGCAGGCGGTTCTCCATTAGAAAGAATTGAGTTTGTAGAGGCTTCCGGTGTTGCGACCTTGCCATTGGCTAACTTTGGTATCGATAAAGACGGAAACTTTAAAGGAACTTTTGAAGCTCCCAAAAATGGAATGTACGTAATTAACTATGCCGGAAAACAGAATCTTATTTTCCTTAAAGGCGGTCAGAAACTTAATATCTCTGGTAATTCTGCTACTTTCCCTGGCGAATATGTTGTAACAGGTGATGCTAAAAGTGATAATGATTTCTTTCAGGCTTGTCAGAAATTCTTAACAAACTACGGTCAGAGTCTTAATATCCAGCAGTTGGCTTCAGGTGATGAAGGCGCTTATGTAAAGGCAATGCAGAAAATAGAGGCTGATATCAATAAAAATATTGATGAAAATGAAAAGAAATTCAATCCTGGAAAAGAAGTGGTTGAATGGAAAAAAATAGATGCTAAAACGGCAATTCTTAATTTATTGGTAAATTATGAAATGACCAAAAAGCAAATGTCTGGCAACAATCCTTCATTCAAGTTGGGTAAGGCATTCACAGATTATGAAGCCAAACTACAGGAGAATAAAGATAATATGATTAAAACAAGTCCGTTTTACAGACAATATCTTTTAACAAAAATGAGTACAGATTTCCAAACATTTGCTCAGGCAAAAGCACAGGGAAAAACAGATATTACAACTTCAGAATTATTCAATCAATTTTTGAAAGGTAAAAAAGACGTTTCTCAAACCGAAAAAGATTATCTATTGGCTTTTGTAATGGCTCAGTCTGATATCCATCCACAAACACCGGCTGCATCTACAGATAAGATCAAAAAAATTATCGAAGAAGATATTAAAGACGCTACCATTAAAGCTGATTTAAAAAAGATGCTTTTCGCAATCAACGGTTTCAAAATCGGTGATGATGCTCCGGAAGCTAGTTTGGTAAAACAAGATGGTAGTGCTTACAAATTAAGTGAAAACAAAGGAAAACCATACATGTTGGTATTCTATGCATCTTGGAATCCTTACATTGCTGAAGGTACAATGCCTGTTTTGAAAGAAGTAGTGAATTTTTACAAGTCTAAAATGAATTTCGTATTCGTTAATTTAGATGATACCAAAGAGCAGTTTACAAAAACCAGCAATGCTTTGTTAAAAGGAATTCCGGGAACAAATGTTTACGGTGACGGAGGTTTGAATTCTGATATTGCTAAAAAATACGGAGTGTACGGTTTCAAATTACCAAGCTTCATCGTGGTTGATAAAGACGGTAAAGTAGCAAGCAGATCTTTTGTAAATCTTGGTGATCAGGATTTGATTACAATCTTAGACAAACAAACAGGTCTTTCAGCTCCAAAAGTAGATCCTGCAGCTCAGTTGCAGATTGATCCTTCAGCTTTACAGCAACAAGCGGCTCCGCAGGTTGAGAAAGCTCCGGTTGAAGCGAAATAA
- a CDS encoding succinate dehydrogenase/fumarate reductase iron-sulfur subunit yields MSAKKGLHLTLKIWRQKNTKTKGQFETYKISDVSTDSSFLEMLDILNENLINEGKEPIAFDHDCREGICGMCSLYINGRAHGPDTGITTCQLHMRMFKDGETIVIEPWRSAAFPVIKDLMVDRSAFDRVMAAGGFISVNTSGNTLDANAIPIPKEDADKAMDAAACIGCGACVATCKNGSAMLFVGAKVSQYALLPQGRVEAKRRVLNMVKAMDEEGFGNCSNTGACEVECPKGISLENIARMNREYMAAYADRG; encoded by the coding sequence ATGAGTGCAAAAAAAGGCCTTCATCTTACGCTGAAAATTTGGAGACAAAAAAATACAAAAACTAAAGGTCAGTTTGAGACCTATAAAATATCAGATGTTTCTACAGATTCTTCATTCTTGGAAATGTTAGATATTCTGAACGAAAACTTAATCAACGAAGGAAAAGAGCCGATCGCTTTCGATCACGACTGTCGTGAAGGAATCTGCGGTATGTGTTCTCTTTACATCAATGGTAGAGCTCACGGTCCTGATACTGGTATTACAACGTGCCAGCTTCACATGAGAATGTTCAAAGACGGTGAAACCATCGTTATCGAACCTTGGAGAAGTGCTGCGTTCCCTGTTATCAAAGATTTAATGGTAGACAGAAGCGCATTCGACAGAGTAATGGCTGCAGGTGGATTTATCTCGGTAAACACGTCAGGAAATACTTTGGATGCTAACGCAATTCCTATTCCTAAAGAAGATGCAGACAAAGCAATGGATGCTGCAGCTTGTATTGGTTGTGGAGCTTGTGTGGCGACTTGTAAAAACGGTTCTGCAATGCTGTTTGTCGGAGCTAAAGTTTCTCAATACGCTCTTTTACCTCAAGGTAGAGTAGAAGCAAAAAGAAGAGTTCTAAACATGGTGAAAGCTATGGATGAAGAAGGATTCGGTAACTGTTCAAACACCGGAGCTTGTGAAGTAGAATGTCCTAAGGGAATTTCTCTTGAAAATATAGCAAGAATGAACAGAGAATATATGGCTGCTTACGCAGACAGAGGATAA